A section of the Mangifera indica cultivar Alphonso chromosome 12, CATAS_Mindica_2.1, whole genome shotgun sequence genome encodes:
- the LOC123193501 gene encoding transcription factor bHLH113-like isoform X2 has protein sequence MRNAFCSSMPSQPFNFGNNEAQMPNWDVSMLQVDSIVTNIHRNGFSVDSRLYKDDNQLRDGDISVCCQPLIEHQQGFQSISTSFDNISQQSPMLSRKRSLPQFEVDFQSLQNCLLPQEGISDLVKNTSSNVCKKISKKKKVNMPYEQQWHHHIINTSTEKRLQVPTRRSQKLSDKITTLQKLVSPYGKTDTASVLQEASLYIKLLQEQIQMLSSSYSSVGVVHSQEVTEDVDLRSRGLCLVPVSFTQKVTTEDVVDPHSISRN, from the exons ATGAGGAATGCTTTTTGCTCATCAATGCCTTCACAGCCTTTCAACTTTG GAAACAATGAAGCTCAGATGCCAAACTGGGATGTCTCCATGCTGCAGGTTGACAGTATTGT AACAAATATCCACAGAAATGGCTTCTCGGTTGATTCCAGATTATACAAAGATGACAACCAGCTGAGAGATGGTGACATTTCTGTTTGTTGTCAGCCCCTCATTGAACATCAACAAG GTTTTCAGTCTATTTCCACCAGCTTTGATAACATTTCTCAGCAGTCTCCAATGCTTAGTCGAAAACGTTCACTTCCACAATTTGAAGTG GATTTTCAGTCCCTACAAAATTGCCTACTGCCCCAAGAAGGAATCAGTGACCTTGTTAAGAACACATCATCAAATGTGTGCAAGAAGATTagtaagaagaagaaagtgaacaTGCCCTATGAACAACAATGGCATCATCATATCATCAACACATCAACTGAGAAAAGg TTGCAGGTGCCAACAAGGAGAAGCCAAAAGCTGAGTGACAAGATCACAACTCTTCAAAAACTGGTTTCCCCATATGGCAAG ACTGACACAGCTTCAGTTCTCCAAGAGGCTTCTCTTTACATCAAACTGCTGCAAGAACAAATTCAG ATGCTCAGTAGCTCATACAGCAGTGTTGGAGTAGTTCATTCTCAG GAAGTGACAGAGGATGTAGACCTGAGAAGCAGAGGCCTTTGCTTGGTTCCAGTGTCATTTACACAGAAAGTAACAACTGAAGATGTGGTTGACCCTCACAGtatatcaagaaattaa
- the LOC123193438 gene encoding ras-related protein RABE1a-like gives MAAPPARARADYDFLIKLLLIGDSGVGKSCLLLRFSDGSFTTSFITTIGIDFKIRTIELDGKRIKLQIWDTAGQERFRTITTAYYRGAMGILLVYDVTDEASFNNIRNWIRNIEQHASDNVNKVLVGNKADMDESKRAVPTSKGQALADEYGIKFFETSAKTNLNVEEVFFSIAKDIKQRLAESDSKAEPQTIKINQPDAAASGDQAVQKSGCCGS, from the exons ATGGCTGCACCACCAGCGAGGGCTCGTGCTGATTATGATTTTCTCATCAAGCTGCTTTTGATTGGTGATAGCG GTGTGGGGAAGAGTTGTTTGCTTCTGCGGTTTTCTGATGGTTCTTTCACAACAAGTTTTATCACTACTATTGG CATTGATTTTAAGATAAGGACCATTGAGCTTGATGGCAAACGAATCAAATTGCAAATCTGGGATACAGCTGGTCAGGAGCGGTTTCGAACCATCACAACAG CTTATTACCGCGGAGCCATGGGGATTCTGCTGGTGTATGATGTTACTGACGAGGCATCTTTCAATA ATATAAGGAACTGGATTCGCAATATTGAACAACATGCTTCTGACAATGTCAATAAGGTACTGGTTGGCAACAAGGCAGACATGGACGAAAGCAAAAGG GCTGTTCCTACATCTAAGGGTCAAGCTCTTGCTGATGAGTATGGCATCAAGTTCTTTGAAACT AGTGCAAAGACTAATTTGAATGTGGAGGAGGTTTTCTTTTCGATTGCGAAGGATATTAAGCAAAGGCTTGCAGAATCTGATTCCAAGGCTGag CCTCAGACAATCAAAATAAACCAACCTGATGCAGCGGCAAGTGGTGATCAAGCTGTCCAGAAGTCAGGTTGCTGTGGTTCATAA
- the LOC123192220 gene encoding 40S ribosomal protein S15a-1 translates to MVRVSVLNDALKSMYNAEKRGKRQVMIRPSSKVIIKFLLVMQKHGYIGEFEYVDDHRSGKIVVELNGRLNKCGVISPRFDVGVKEIEGWTARLLPSRQFGYIVLTTSAGIMDHEEARRKNVGGKVLGFFY, encoded by the exons ATGGTGAGAGTTAGTGTTTTGAATGATGCTCTCAAGAGCATGTATAACGCTGAGAAAAGGGGAAAGCGTCAGGTCATGATCAGACCATCCtccaaagttattattaagtttCTTCTGGTTATGCAGAAGCATG GTTACATTGGAGAATTTGAGTATGTTGATGACCACAGGTCTGGCAAAATTGTTGTTGAACTGAATGGAAGGCTAAACAAGTGTGGTGTTATCAGTCCCCGTTTTGATGTTGGTGTCAAAGAGATTGAAGGTTGGACTGCCAGGTTGCTTCCCTCCAGACAG TTTGGTTACATTGTGCTGACAACTTCTGCTGGCATCATGGACCATGAAGAGGCAAGAAGGAAGAATGTTGGTGGTAAAGTGCTTGGTTTCTTTTACTAG
- the LOC123192356 gene encoding actin-depolymerizing factor 1-like isoform X1 → MFFSLYCQANAASGMAVHDDCKLKFLELKAKRTYRFIVFKIEEKQKQVIVEKLGEPTDSYEKFTASLPADECRYAIYDFDFVTEENCQKSKIIFIAWSPDTSKVRSKMIYASSKDSFKRELDGIQVELQATDPTEMGLDVIRSRSN, encoded by the exons ATGTTTTTTTCGCTCTATTGTCAGGCAAACGCAGCATCAGGGATGGCTGTGCATGACGATTGCAAGCTGAAATTTTTAGAATTGAAGGCAAAAAGGACTTACCGCTTCATAGTGTTCAAGATTGAGGAGAAGCAGAAGCAAGTTATTGTGGAGAAGCTTGGTGAACCCACTGATAGTTATGAAAAATTTACTGCCAGCCTTCCAGCTGATGAGTGTCGATATGCTATCTATGACTTTGATTTTGTCACAGAAGAAAACTGCCAGAAGAGCAAGATTATATTCATTGCATG GTCCCCTGACACATCAAAAGTGAGAAGCAAGATGATTTATGCAAGCTCCAAGGACAGTTTCAAGCGAGAATTGGATGGTATTCAAGTAGAGTTGCAGGCTACTGATCCTACTGAGATGGGTCTTGATGTCATTAGAAGCCGTTCTAATTGA
- the LOC123193501 gene encoding transcription factor bHLH113-like isoform X1, with product MRNAFCSSMPSQPFNFGNNEAQMPNWDVSMLQVDSIVTNIHRNGFSVDSRLYKDDNQLRDGDISVCCQPLIEHQQGFQSISTSFDNISQQSPMLSRKRSLPQFEVDFQSLQNCLLPQEGISDLVKNTSSNVCKKISKKKKVNMPYEQQWHHHIINTSTEKRLQVPTRRSQKLSDKITTLQKLVSPYGKTDTASVLQEASLYIKLLQEQIQNLFQMLSSSYSSVGVVHSQEVTEDVDLRSRGLCLVPVSFTQKVTTEDVVDPHSISRN from the exons ATGAGGAATGCTTTTTGCTCATCAATGCCTTCACAGCCTTTCAACTTTG GAAACAATGAAGCTCAGATGCCAAACTGGGATGTCTCCATGCTGCAGGTTGACAGTATTGT AACAAATATCCACAGAAATGGCTTCTCGGTTGATTCCAGATTATACAAAGATGACAACCAGCTGAGAGATGGTGACATTTCTGTTTGTTGTCAGCCCCTCATTGAACATCAACAAG GTTTTCAGTCTATTTCCACCAGCTTTGATAACATTTCTCAGCAGTCTCCAATGCTTAGTCGAAAACGTTCACTTCCACAATTTGAAGTG GATTTTCAGTCCCTACAAAATTGCCTACTGCCCCAAGAAGGAATCAGTGACCTTGTTAAGAACACATCATCAAATGTGTGCAAGAAGATTagtaagaagaagaaagtgaacaTGCCCTATGAACAACAATGGCATCATCATATCATCAACACATCAACTGAGAAAAGg TTGCAGGTGCCAACAAGGAGAAGCCAAAAGCTGAGTGACAAGATCACAACTCTTCAAAAACTGGTTTCCCCATATGGCAAG ACTGACACAGCTTCAGTTCTCCAAGAGGCTTCTCTTTACATCAAACTGCTGCAAGAACAAATTCAG AACTTGTTTCAGATGCTCAGTAGCTCATACAGCAGTGTTGGAGTAGTTCATTCTCAG GAAGTGACAGAGGATGTAGACCTGAGAAGCAGAGGCCTTTGCTTGGTTCCAGTGTCATTTACACAGAAAGTAACAACTGAAGATGTGGTTGACCCTCACAGtatatcaagaaattaa
- the LOC123192356 gene encoding actin-depolymerizing factor 2-like isoform X2, translating into MANAASGMAVHDDCKLKFLELKAKRTYRFIVFKIEEKQKQVIVEKLGEPTDSYEKFTASLPADECRYAIYDFDFVTEENCQKSKIIFIAWSPDTSKVRSKMIYASSKDSFKRELDGIQVELQATDPTEMGLDVIRSRSN; encoded by the exons ATG GCAAACGCAGCATCAGGGATGGCTGTGCATGACGATTGCAAGCTGAAATTTTTAGAATTGAAGGCAAAAAGGACTTACCGCTTCATAGTGTTCAAGATTGAGGAGAAGCAGAAGCAAGTTATTGTGGAGAAGCTTGGTGAACCCACTGATAGTTATGAAAAATTTACTGCCAGCCTTCCAGCTGATGAGTGTCGATATGCTATCTATGACTTTGATTTTGTCACAGAAGAAAACTGCCAGAAGAGCAAGATTATATTCATTGCATG GTCCCCTGACACATCAAAAGTGAGAAGCAAGATGATTTATGCAAGCTCCAAGGACAGTTTCAAGCGAGAATTGGATGGTATTCAAGTAGAGTTGCAGGCTACTGATCCTACTGAGATGGGTCTTGATGTCATTAGAAGCCGTTCTAATTGA
- the LOC123192662 gene encoding pentatricopeptide repeat-containing protein At2g39620, producing MTSSSKQLLRRELHALSKTYSVCDLPSKNPQDYVRLLSSCKYFNSLLQIHAQLIVSALLQHTSINTHLINSYSFFQNSHSARLVFDSAPSPSVVLYNSIIRAYTRGNQHKEALKMYHLMIQQGLEPNKYTFIFVLKACTALLDVQEGVSVHNEIVNKGLECDVFVATGLVDMYSKMGNLSLSREVFDKMPDRDVVAWNAIIAGLSQSSDPYEALEFFKCMQFSGVEPDLVSFFNLVPAVSKLGNLCSCRSIHGYVIRRGLDKNFSNGLIDIYSKCGDVHVARCIFNQMQMRDAVSWGTMMAGYAHYGYFVEVMELFDQMNRNNLITNKASAVAALSAAGEMRDLEKGKEIHDCVIKQNFDIDIATSIISMYAKCGELEKAKKLFGELQERDLVAWSAIIGAFVQSGYPEEALCLFQGMQNSNVRPNSITLISFLPACGEPLYLRLGKSIHCYAVKANFDSDISTGTSLVSMYAKCGFMRPAFIIFNRMPFKDVVTWNALINGYTQIGHPNYAIQMFHELELSEINPDSRTMVGLLSACVNLNDQGLGSSIHGKIIRYGIGSDSHVMNALLDMYAKCGNLSSAKMLFYRADFPKDEVSWNIIIAGFLQNGNAKESISAFHHMRLGNWQPNVITIVSVLPATAYLAALRAGMGIHACIIQMGFQSNTLVGNSLIDMYAKCGRLKYAEKCFNEMENKDTVSWNAMLAGYAIHGQGSQAIALFSLMQERQFRVDSVTFLNVLSACRHSGLVQQGKEVFDSICKTHHIAPDMEHYACMVDLLVRAGLFGEAWDFISKMPIKPDAGVWGALISACRMHSNVQLGEIALDHLVQLEPENPTHYVVLTNIYAQSGRWEDASNTKSKMNQRGLTKTPGCSWVEVKNKIHAFRAGDQSHPQLESMQRLWSILLEKMEQMAYVPDTSCVSRNVEEEDKELFLYNHSERLAIVFALLNTEPGSTILIVKNLRACTDCHTTIKLITKITRRQIIVRDATRFHQFKDGICSCNDYW from the coding sequence ATGACTAGTAGCAGTAAACAATTACTACGCAGAGAGTTGCATGCGCTTTCAAAAACTTACAGCGTTTGCGATTTACCCTCCAAAAACCCACAAGACTACGTTCGCTTACTTTCATCGTGCAAATACTTCAATTCTCTCCTTCAAATCCATGCCCAATTGATAGTTTCGGCTCTTTTACAGCATACCTCCATAAATACCCATCTCATAAATTCTtactctttctttcaaaattccCATTCCGCTCGCTTAGTTTTCGATTCTGCACCAAGCCCATCTGTTGTTCTATACAATTCTATTATAAGAGCTTACACAAGAGGAAACCAGCACAAAGAAGCCTTAAAAATGTACCATTTGATGATACAACAAGGACTAGAGCCAAATAAATATactttcatttttgttttgaaagctTGTACTGCTCTTTTAGACGTACAAGAGGGTGTTTCAGTTCATAATGAGATTGTTAATAAGGGACTAGAATGTGATGTGTTTGTAGCTACTGGTCTTGTTGATATGTATAGTAAAATGGGCAATTTAAGTCTGTCTAGAGAAGTGTTTGATAAAATGCCTGATAGAGATGTTGTGGCTTGGAATGCAATCATTGCTGGTTTGTCACAAAGTTCTGATCCTTATGAGGCATTGGAGTTCTTTAAATGTATGCAATTTAGTGGTGTGGAGCCTGATCTAGTGAGTTTTTTTAACTTAGTTCCAGCTGTTTCGAAGTTGGGTAACCTGTGTTCTTGTAGGTCTATCCATGGTTATGTTATTAGGAGGGGTTTGGATAAGAATTTTTCTAATggtttgattgatatatatagtAAATGTGGAGATGTACATGTTGCTAGATGTATTTTTAATCAAATGCAGATGAGGGATGCTGTTTCTTGGGGAACAATGATGGCAGGATATGCCCATTATGGATACTTTGTTGAAGTTATGGAATTGTTTGATCAGATGAACAGAAATAATCTTATAACAAATAAGGCATCTGCTGTAGCTGCTCTTTCAGCTGCCGGGGAGATGAGAGATTTAGAGAAAGGGAAGGAGATACATGATTGTGTTATTAAGCAGAATTTCGACATTGACATTGCTACTTCTATAatcagcatgtatgcaaagTGTGGAGAACTGGAGAAGGCTAAGAAATTGTTTGGGGAACTTCAAGAAAGGGATTTAGTTGCTTGGTCTGCTATAATAGGTGCTTTTGTCCAATCCGGCTATCCTGAAGAGGCACTATGCCTATTCCAAGGTATGCAAAACAGTAATGTGAGACCAAACAGTATAACTTTGATTAGTTTTCTTCCAGCTTGTGGAGAACCATTATACCTGAGATTAGGTAAGAGCATTCATTGCTATGCTGTCAAGGCAAATTTTGATTCTGATATTTCAACCGGAACTTCCCTTGTTTCTATGTATGCTAAGTGTGGATTCATGAGGCCAGCATTCATTATATTCAACAGAATGCCATTTAAAGATGTGGTAACATGGAATGCTTTGATAAATGGATATACACAGATTGGTCACCCTAATTATGCAATTCAGATGTTCCATGAATTAGAGTTATCTGAGATAAATCCAGACTCAAGAACTATGGTGGGCTTGCTTTCAGCGTGTGTCAACTTAAATGACCAGGGTCTAGGCTCTAGCATCCACgggaaaattattaggtatGGAATTGGATCTGACAGTCATGTCATGAATGCTCTTCTGGACATGTATGCTAAATGTGGAAACCTTTCCTCAGCCAAAATGTTGTTTTACAGAGCTGATTTTCCAAAGGATGAAGTGTCATGGAATATAATAATTGCTGGATTCTTGCAAAACGGGAATGCCAAAGAATCGATTTCTGCATTTCATCACATGAGATTGGGGAACTGGCAACCTAATGTGATAACTATTGTGAGTGTCCTTCCTGCAACAGCATATTTGGCAGCCCTAAGAGCAGGAATGGGAATTCATGCCTGTATAATTCAAATGGGATTTCAGTCTAATACACTAGTTGGAAATAGTCTCATTGATATGTATGCGAAATGCGGGAGGCTAAAATACGCAGAAAAATGTTTCAATGAAATGGAAAATAAAGACACGGTTTCATGGAATGCGATGCTTGCAGGGTATGCAATCCATGGGCAAGGGAGTCAGGCCATTGCTCTTTTTTCACTAATGCAAGAGAGACAATTCAGGGTTGATTCTGTGACATTTCTCAATGTTCTGTCTGCTTGTAGACATTCAGGATTAGTACAACAAGGGAAGGAAGTATTTGATTCCATTTGCAAAACCCATCACATTGCCCCTGATATGGAGCACTATGCATGTATGGTGGATCTGTTAGTTCGTGCTGGTTTATTCGGTGAAGCTTGGGATTTCATAAGCAAAATGCCAATTAAACCGGATGCTGGAGTTTGGGGAGCCTTAATAAGTGCATGTAGAATGCATTCTAATGTGCAATTGGGAGAAATTGCATTGGATCATCTTGTTCAGCTGGAGCCTGAAAATCCCACTCATTATGTCGTCTTAACAAACATATATGCTCAATCTGGAAGGTGGGAAGATGCAAGCAACACAAAATCAAAGATGAATCAAAGAGGGCTGACAAAAACTCCAGGCTGCAGCTGGGTTGaggtcaaaaataaaattcatgcTTTTCGAGCGGGTGACCAGAGCCACCCACAGTTAGAAAGTATGCAACGTTTATGGAGCATATTACTAGAGAAAATGGAGCAAATGGCGTATGTTCCTGATACAAGCTGTGTTTCACGGAATGTGGAGGAAGAGGATAAAGAGTTGTTCCTTTACAACCACAGTGAGCGGCTAGCCATAGTTTTTGCTCTGCTAAATACAGAGCCTGGATCAACCATCCTGATAGTGAAGAATCTCCGTGCTTGCACAGATTGCCATACGACCATTAAGTTGATTACAAAAATCACCAGACGGCAAATCATTGTTAGAGATGCAACTCGTTTTCATCAGTTTAAGGATGGAATCTGCTCATGCAACGATTACTGGTGA
- the LOC123193060 gene encoding 2-oxoglutarate dehydrogenase, mitochondrial-like yields the protein MGWLRAGSSVAKHAIRRTLAQGCLYPTRTRVVPVQSRYFHTTVFKSKAQSAPVPRPVPLSRLTDSFLDGTSSVYLEELQRAWEADPNSVDESWDNFFRNFVGQAATSPGISGQTIQESMRLLLLVRAYQVNGHMKARLDPLGLEEREIPDDLDPALYGFIEADLDREFFLGVWRMAGFLSENRPVQTLRSILTRLEQAYCGSIGYEYMHIADREKCNWLRDKIETPTLMQYNRQRREVILDRLIWSTQFENFLATKWTAAKRFGLEGGETLIPGMKEMFDRASDLGVESIVIGMSHRGRLNVLGNVVRKPLRQIFSEFSGGTKPVDEVGLYTGTGDVKYHLGTSYDRPTRGGKRIHLSLVANPSHLEAVDPVVVGKTRAKQYYSNDVDRSKNMAVLIHGDGSFAGQGVVYETLHLSALPNYTTGGTIHIVVNNQVAFTTDPRAGRSSQYCTDVAKALNAPIFHVNGDDMEAVAHVCELAAEWRQTFHSDVVVDLVCYRRFGHNEIDEPSFTQPKMYKVIRSHLSSLEIYKKKLLESGQVTQEDIDKIEEKVNKILNEEFLASKDCVPKRRDWLSAYWSGFKSPEQLSRIRNTGVKPEILKNVGKAVTNLPETFKPHRAVKKVYEQRAQMIESGEGIDWALGEALAFATLLVEGNHVRLSGQDVERGTFSHRHAVLHDQETGEQYCPLDHVMMNQNEEMFTVSNSSLSEFGVLGFELGYSMENPNSLVMWEAQFGDFANGAQVIFDQFPSSGESKWLRQTGLVVLLPHGYDGQGPEHSSARLERFLQMSDDNPFVIPEMDPTLRKQIQECNWQVVNVTTPANYFHVLRRQIHREFRKPLIVMSPKNLLRHKDCKSNLSEFDDVQGHPGFDKQGTRFKRLIKDQNDHSDLEEGIRRLLLCSGKIYYELDEERKKKKASDIAICRVEQLCPFPYDLIQRELKRYPNAEIVWCQEEPMNMGAYSYIAPRLGTAMKTLSRGTIEDIKYVGRSPSAATATGFYQLHVKEQTELVQKAIQAEPIIHPF from the exons ATGGGGTGGTTAAGAGCTGGTTCAAGTGTGGCAAAGCATGCCATTAGGAGGACTTTAGCTCAGGGATGTTTATATCCAACAAGGACACGTGTGGTACCGGTGCAGTCCCGGTATTTTCACACCACTGTGTTTAAGTCAAAGGCACAATCTGCTCCTGTACCTCGCCCTGTTCCTTTATCTAGGTTAACTGATAGCTTCTTGGATGGAACTAGTAGTGTCTATTTGGAGGAGTTACAGAGGGCCTGGGAAGCTGACCCTAATAGTGTGGATGAGTCAtgggataatttttttaggaattTTGTGGGTCAGGCTGCTACATCTCCTGGAATTTCAGGTCAAACAATTCAGGAGAGTATGCGGTTGTTGTTGCTTGTGAGGGCTTATCAAGTTAATGGTCATATGAAAGCGAGGTTGGACCCATTGGGGTTGGAAGAAAGAGAAATCCCGGATGATTTGGACCCAGCTCTTTACGGATTCATTGAAGCTGATCTTGATCGGGAGTTCTTTCTAGGAGTGTGGAGGATGGCTGGTTTTTTGTCTGAGAATCGTCCTGTGCAGACCCTTAGATCCATTTTAACCCGGCTTGAACAGGCTTACTGTGGCAGCATTGGCTACGAGTACATGCATATTGCTGATCGTGAGAAATGTAACTGGTTGAGAGACAAGATTGAAACCCCAACACTGATGCAATACAACAGGCAGCGGCGAGAGGTTATTCTTGATAGGCTTATATGGAGCACACAATTTGAGAACTTTTTAGCCACTAAGTGGACTGCAGCAAAGAGATTTGGGCTTGAAGGTGGGGAGACATTGATTCCTGGCATGAAGGAGATGTTTGATAGGGCATCTGATCTTGGGGTGGAGAGCATAGTTATTGGAATGTCTCACAGAGGAAGATTGAATGTGCTTGGAAATGTTGTTAGAAAACCACTTCGCCAAATATTTAGTGAGTTTAGTGGTGGTACAAAGCCTGTAGATGAAGTTGGTCTGTATACTGGAACTGGTGATGTTAAGTATCATCTGGGAACTTCTTATGATAGGCCAACTAGAGGTGGTAAGAGAATTCATTTGTCCTTGGTTGCTAATCCTAGTCACTTGGAAGCTGTAGATCCTGTTGTTGTTGGAAAAACTAGAGCAAAACAATATTACTCCAATGATGTGGACAGGAGCAAGAATATGGCGGTTTTGATTCATGGAGATGGTAGCTTTGCTGGACAAGGTGTTGTCTATGAGACTTTGCATCTTAGTGCACTTCCAAACTACACTACTGGTGGCACTATACACATCGTTGTGAACAACCAAGTGGCCTTTACTACTGATCCAAGAGCAGGCAGATCCTCACAGTATTGTACTGATGTTGCCAAGGCTTTGAATGCCCCCATTTTCCATGTAAATGGTGATGATATGGAGGCAGTTGCACATGTTTGTGAACTTGCTGCAGAATGGCGCCAGACCTTCCATTCAGATGTTGTGGTTGATTTAGTGTGCTATCGTCGATTTGGGCACAATGAAATTGATGAGCCATCTTTCACACAGCCCAAAATGTACAAG GTCATTCGTAGTCATCTGTCATCACTAGAGATCTACAAAAAGAAACTCTTGGAATCTGGACAGGTGACCCAAGAAGACATTGATAAGATAGAAGAGAAGGTCAACAAGATCCTCAATGAAGAATTCTTGGCCAGCAAAGACTGTGTTCCCAAAAGAAGGGACTGGCTTTCGGCTTATTGGTCTGGTTTCAAGTCACCTGaacagctttcacgtattcgaAACACTGG GGTAAAAccagaaattttgaaaaatgttggCAAAGCAGTCACAAACCTTCCTGAAACTTTCAAGCCTCACAGGGCTGTAAAGAAAGTTTATGAACAACGTGCACAGATGATAGAATCTGGAGAAGGCATTGACTGGGCACTTGGGGAAGCACTTGCCTTTGCTACATTGCTTGTAGAGGGTAACCATGTCCGATTGAGTGGTCAGGATGTTGAGAGAGGTACATTCAGTCACCGGCATGCTGTCTTACATGATCAAGAAACAGGGGAGCAGTATTGCCCTCTGGACCATGTCATGATGAACCAAAATGAAGAGATGTTCACTGTGAGCAACAG TTCTCTTTCTGAGTTTGGTGTCCTTGGATTTGAATTGGGTTATTCAATGGAAAACCCCAACTCTTTGGTAATGTGGGAAGCACAATTTGGTGACTTTGCGAATGGAGCACAAGTGATATTTGACCAGTTTCCGAGTAGTGGTGAGTCAAAGTGGTTGCGTCAAACAGGACTTGTTGTGTTGCTTCCTCATGGTTATGATGGTCAGGGTCCTGAACATTCAAGTGCACGATTGGAGCGTTTCCTTCAA ATGAGTGATGACAATCCGTTTGTTATACCTGAGATGGATCCAACTCTTCGAAAACAAATTCAAGAATGCAACTGGCAGGTTGTGAATGTTACCACTCCTGCTAATTACTTCCATGTTTTGCGCCGTCAG ATACACAGGGAATTCCGTAAGCCTCTGATTGTGATGTCTCCTAAAAACCTTCTCCGTCACAAGGATTGTAAATCCAATCTTTCTGAGTTTGATGATGTTCAGGGCCACCCTGGTTTTGACAAACAAGGGACCAGATTCAAGAGGCTTATAAAGGATCAGAATGATCACTCTGATCTTGAGGAGGGTATTAGACGCCTGCTTCTTTGCTCTGGGAAG ATTTATTATGAGCTCGATGAAGAGcgaaaaaagaagaaagcaagTGACATTGCAATTTGTAGGGTGGAACAGCTTTGCCCATTTCCATATGATCTTATTCAGCGAGAACTTAAGAGATACCCCA ATGCCGAGATAGTTTGGTGCCAGGAAGAGCCAATGAACATGGGTGCATACAGCTATATTGCACCCCGCCTTGGCACTGCCATGAAAACACTGAGCAGAGGAACCATAGAGGATATCAAATATGTTGGGCGGTCGCCTTCAGCTGCCACAGCCACTGGTTTCTATCAATTGCATGTAAAGGAACAGACTGAGCTTGTGCAGAAGGCCATTCAAGCTGAACCAATCATCCACCCTTTTTAA